A window of the Streptococcus sp. 116-D4 genome harbors these coding sequences:
- a CDS encoding ABC transporter permease, whose product MIHTIQADFYRLFRSKGFWITEFILFVLMLMGAIFGATGHLMAIQAEEPDIPTQAWNGVQALINASSQGSNLVFLCIVLACLVLGVDLIGKLYKNNLTVGVSRTEFFLAKAFVLTCIALLQLIISLVIAFIPATILNGFGTMPDGFFANLLITIFLQFLCLLAWLSIVSFILYVSHSYLAVFIGYLVSSIILSMPMIIFPTIKILPYLSLQFAYAMTANSESIFYTLIVTLAVIVIFNISGLTVFRKKSL is encoded by the coding sequence GTGATACATACCATTCAAGCAGACTTTTACCGTCTTTTCCGTTCCAAAGGATTCTGGATTACAGAGTTCATTCTCTTTGTACTCATGTTAATGGGGGCTATTTTTGGGGCTACGGGCCATCTAATGGCAATCCAGGCAGAAGAACCAGATATTCCAACCCAAGCTTGGAACGGTGTACAAGCCCTGATTAACGCATCTAGTCAAGGTTCAAATCTCGTTTTTCTCTGCATCGTCTTAGCCTGCCTCGTGCTTGGAGTTGATCTAATCGGCAAACTCTATAAAAATAATTTAACAGTGGGTGTTTCTCGTACCGAGTTTTTCCTTGCAAAAGCCTTTGTATTGACTTGTATTGCACTTTTGCAACTTATCATCAGTCTTGTGATTGCCTTTATTCCAGCAACTATCTTAAATGGATTTGGAACTATGCCTGATGGCTTTTTTGCCAATCTATTGATAACCATTTTCCTTCAATTTCTTTGCCTCCTTGCTTGGCTTTCCATTGTTTCCTTCATCCTCTATGTTAGTCATTCTTATCTTGCGGTATTTATTGGTTATTTGGTCAGCTCTATCATCCTTTCTATGCCGATGATCATTTTTCCAACTATCAAAATTTTGCCATATTTATCATTACAGTTTGCCTATGCTATGACTGCTAATAGTGAATCCATTTTCTACACACTTATAGTTACTTTAGCTGTTATTGTAATCTTTAATATAAGTGGACTGACAGTTTTCAGAAAGAAAAGTCTATAA
- a CDS encoding ATP-binding cassette domain-containing protein: MKTVLDIHGLSKNFDKQAILQDLHLTIREGDIYGLIGKNGAGKTTLIKIITQLLFADKGTVSLFSSQTENEWTKALSRVGSVIESPVAHNHLTAYQNLKYYCMIRHIPNADRVIRETLDYVGLSDTGKKVFRDFSLGMKQRLGIAIALLSKPDFLILDEPINGLDPIGIKEFRLMIQRLNQEKGITILISSHILSELYLLANRFGILDQGKIIREISKAEFETLSEDYIVLKTADKEKACQVLKEQIQLQFKVVNPENEIHIFGQEQDVKQILKELTLADVAIDEIYYARQNLEEYFTQLVE; this comes from the coding sequence ATGAAAACAGTACTTGACATTCATGGATTGTCCAAAAACTTCGACAAACAAGCTATTCTTCAGGATCTTCATCTAACGATAAGAGAGGGAGATATTTATGGACTTATTGGGAAAAACGGAGCTGGGAAAACCACCTTAATAAAAATTATTACTCAACTACTGTTTGCGGATAAAGGGACCGTTTCCCTCTTCTCTAGCCAAACGGAAAATGAGTGGACCAAGGCTCTATCTCGAGTAGGTTCAGTGATAGAATCACCCGTAGCACATAATCACTTAACAGCCTATCAAAATCTGAAATATTATTGTATGATTCGCCATATTCCAAATGCTGATAGAGTCATTCGAGAAACCCTGGATTATGTAGGGTTGTCAGATACAGGTAAAAAAGTCTTTCGTGATTTCTCGCTAGGAATGAAACAAAGACTTGGTATCGCCATTGCCCTCCTGTCCAAACCAGACTTCCTGATTTTAGATGAACCTATCAATGGTCTCGACCCAATCGGTATCAAAGAATTTCGTCTGATGATTCAACGCCTCAATCAAGAGAAAGGGATCACCATTCTCATCTCTAGCCATATCTTGTCAGAACTCTATCTTCTTGCCAATCGCTTTGGTATTTTAGATCAAGGCAAGATTATCCGTGAAATCAGCAAAGCTGAATTTGAAACACTCAGTGAGGATTATATTGTCCTTAAGACAGCTGATAAAGAGAAAGCTTGTCAAGTATTGAAAGAACAAATCCAGCTCCAGTTCAAGGTTGTTAATCCGGAAAATGAAATCCATATCTTTGGTCAGGAACAAGATGTCAAACAGATTCTTAAAGAATTAACCTTGGCAGATGTTGCCATTGACGAGATTTACTATGCCCGTCAAAACCTAGAAGAATACTTCACTCAATTGGTCGAATAG
- a CDS encoding Cof-type HAD-IIB family hydrolase — translation MIKLLALDMDGTLLNEAKEIPQAHITAIHQAIEKGVKLVLCTGRPLFGVLPYYKKLGLDLQNEYVIVNNGCSTHQTSDWSLVDWQELSPADIEYLYDLAEKSDVQLTLFDEEHYFVLGGKPTEIVQNDAKLVFSDLTEISLEEATSGKYRMFQGMFLGTKEQTDDFENRFAEELCQRFSGVRSQPVIYEAMPLGMTKATALSRLAEILKIDSSEIMAMGDANNDIEMLQFAGLGVAMGNASDHVKSLADAVTVSNEEDGVARAIEKYIL, via the coding sequence ATGATTAAACTACTAGCCTTGGATATGGACGGAACCCTCCTCAATGAAGCCAAGGAAATCCCACAAGCTCACATCACTGCTATTCATCAAGCTATTGAAAAAGGCGTCAAACTGGTTCTCTGTACGGGTCGCCCGCTTTTCGGTGTCCTCCCTTACTATAAAAAATTAGGGCTTGACCTCCAGAATGAGTATGTGATTGTTAACAATGGTTGTTCAACTCACCAGACCAGTGACTGGAGTCTGGTTGATTGGCAAGAACTCAGTCCAGCAGACATTGAATACCTCTATGACCTTGCTGAAAAAAGTGATGTTCAGTTGACTCTTTTTGATGAGGAACATTATTTTGTCCTCGGTGGCAAGCCTACTGAAATCGTTCAAAATGATGCCAAACTAGTCTTTTCAGACCTGACTGAAATTTCTCTTGAGGAAGCGACTAGTGGCAAGTACCGCATGTTCCAAGGTATGTTTTTGGGCACGAAGGAGCAAACAGACGATTTTGAGAATCGTTTTGCTGAGGAGCTTTGCCAACGATTTAGTGGAGTTCGTTCGCAGCCTGTTATTTATGAAGCTATGCCACTTGGAATGACAAAAGCTACTGCTCTTTCAAGACTGGCAGAGATTTTGAAGATTGATTCCTCAGAAATCATGGCCATGGGCGATGCTAATAACGATATCGAAATGCTCCAGTTTGCAGGGCTTGGTGTTGCAATGGGAAATGCTAGCGACCATGTCAAATCCCTAGCTGATGCTGTTACAGTAAGTAACGAAGAAGACGGCGTTGCGCGTGCGATTGAGAAATATATTTTATAG
- the addA gene encoding helicase-exonuclease AddAB subunit AddA: protein MKPIPFLTEEEIQKLQEAEANSSKEQKKTAEQIEAIYTSGQNILVSASAGSGKTFVMAERILDQLTRGVEISQLFISTFTVKAATELKERLEKKISQQIQESSDVDLKQHLGRQLADLPNAAIGTMDSFTQKFLGKHGYLLDIAPNFRILQNQSEQLLLKNEVFHKVFESNYQGKQKKTFSHLLKNFAGRGKDERGLRQQVYKIYDFLQSTSNPQKWLSESFLKGFEKADFTSEKEKLTEQIKQALWDLESFFRYHLDNDAKEFPKAAYLENVQLILDEIGSLNQESDSQVYQAVLARVIAISKEKNGRALTNASRKADLKPLADAYNKERKTQFAKLGQLSDQIVILDYQERYHGDTWKLAKTFQSFMSDFVEAYRQRKRQENAFEFADISHYTIEILEKFPQVRQAYQDRFHEVMVDEYQDTNHIQERMLDLLSNGHNRFMVGDIKQSIYRFRQADPQIFNEKFQRYAQNPKEGKLILLKENFRSNSEVLSATNDVFERLMNQEVGEINYDNMHQLVFANTKLTPNPDNKAELLLYDKDDTNEEEEGQAETKLTGEMRLVIKEILKLHQEEGVAFKEIALLTSSRSRNDQILLALSDYGIPVKTDGEQNNYLQSLEVQVMLDTLRVIHNPLQDYALVALMKSPMFGFDEDELARLSLQKAEDKVHENLYEKLVNAQKLASSQKGLIHSALAEKLNQFMDILASWRLYAKTHSLYDLIWKIYNDRFYYDYVGALPNGPARQANLYALALRADQFEKSNFKGLSRFIRMIDQVLEAQHDLASVVVAPPKDAVELMTIHKSKGLEFPYVFILNMDQDFNKQDSMSEVILSRKNGLGLKYIAKIETGAVEAHYPKIIKLSIPSLTYRQNEEELQLASYSEQMRLLYVAMTRAEKKLYLVGKGSREKLEAKEYPAAKNGKLNSNTRLQAKNFQDWIWAISKVFAKDHLNFSYRFVGEDQLTRAAIGELETKSPLQDSSQVDNRQSETIKEALEMLKEVEVYNTLHRAAIELPSVQTPSQIKKFYEPVMDMEGVEIAGQGQSVDKKISFDLPDFSSKEKVTGAEIGSATHELMQRIALSQRPTLASLTKTLKQVQTSPGVRDKINLAKILAFFDTALGQEILANTDHLYREQPFSMLKRDQKSQEDFVVRGILDGYLLYEDKIVLFDYKTDRYDEPSQLIDRYRGQLSLYGEALSRAYSIENIEKYLILLGKDEVQVVKV, encoded by the coding sequence ATGAAGCCCATTCCCTTTTTAACTGAGGAGGAAATTCAAAAACTGCAAGAAGCAGAAGCAAATTCGAGCAAGGAACAAAAGAAAACTGCCGAACAAATCGAAGCCATCTACACTTCTGGTCAAAATATCCTCGTCTCAGCGTCGGCTGGTTCTGGTAAGACCTTTGTCATGGCCGAGCGTATTCTGGACCAATTGACGCGTGGTGTGGAAATTTCTCAACTCTTTATCTCAACCTTTACCGTTAAGGCTGCCACTGAACTTAAAGAACGTTTGGAGAAAAAAATCAGCCAACAAATCCAAGAAAGCAGCGATGTCGACCTCAAACAACACTTGGGTCGCCAGTTGGCAGACCTACCCAACGCAGCCATCGGAACCATGGACTCCTTCACACAAAAATTCCTTGGTAAACATGGTTATCTGCTTGATATTGCGCCTAATTTCCGTATTTTACAAAACCAAAGCGAGCAACTCCTTCTAAAAAATGAAGTCTTTCATAAGGTCTTTGAATCCAATTACCAAGGTAAACAGAAAAAGACCTTTAGTCATTTGCTGAAAAACTTTGCTGGACGTGGAAAAGATGAACGGGGGCTGCGCCAGCAAGTCTATAAAATCTATGACTTCCTTCAATCCACTAGCAATCCTCAGAAATGGTTAAGTGAATCTTTCCTCAAAGGCTTTGAAAAAGCTGATTTTACGAGTGAAAAAGAAAAACTGACTGAGCAAATCAAACAAGCCCTTTGGGATTTGGAAAGCTTTTTCCGTTACCATCTGGATAACGATGCCAAGGAGTTTCCAAAGGCTGCCTATTTAGAAAATGTCCAGCTGATTCTGGATGAAATTGGCTCCTTAAATCAGGAGTCCGATAGTCAGGTTTACCAAGCAGTGCTTGCGCGTGTTATCGCCATTTCGAAAGAGAAAAACGGTCGAGCTCTGACCAATGCCAGCCGTAAGGCTGATTTGAAGCCACTGGCGGATGCCTACAACAAAGAAAGAAAGACCCAGTTTGCTAAACTAGGGCAACTGTCAGACCAGATAGTGATTCTCGACTATCAAGAACGTTATCATGGAGACACTTGGAAACTAGCTAAAACCTTCCAATCTTTCATGAGCGATTTTGTGGAGGCTTATCGTCAGCGTAAGCGCCAGGAAAATGCCTTTGAATTCGCTGATATTAGCCATTACACCATTGAGATTTTAGAGAAATTCCCGCAAGTTCGTCAGGCTTATCAGGATCGCTTCCATGAAGTCATGGTCGACGAGTATCAAGATACCAACCACATTCAAGAACGGATGTTGGACTTGTTGTCTAATGGCCACAATCGCTTTATGGTGGGAGATATCAAGCAGTCTATCTATCGTTTCCGTCAGGCAGACCCGCAGATTTTCAATGAGAAATTCCAACGCTATGCGCAAAATCCAAAAGAGGGCAAGCTGATTCTCCTCAAGGAAAATTTCCGTAGTAATTCAGAAGTGCTGTCAGCAACCAACGATGTATTTGAGCGTCTCATGAACCAAGAGGTCGGCGAAATCAACTATGATAACATGCACCAGCTGGTTTTTGCCAATACCAAACTGACTCCCAATCCAGACAACAAGGCAGAATTGCTCCTCTACGATAAGGACGACACAAATGAGGAAGAAGAGGGTCAGGCAGAAACGAAACTAACAGGCGAAATGCGCTTAGTTATCAAGGAAATCCTTAAACTTCATCAGGAAGAAGGTGTTGCCTTTAAAGAAATCGCCCTTCTGACCTCCAGTCGCAGTCGTAATGACCAGATTCTTCTCGCTTTGTCAGATTACGGAATTCCTGTCAAAACTGACGGAGAGCAAAACAATTATCTCCAATCCCTAGAAGTGCAAGTCATGCTAGACACCCTTCGTGTCATTCACAATCCTCTTCAAGATTATGCCTTGGTTGCCCTTATGAAGTCTCCTATGTTTGGCTTTGACGAGGACGAGTTAGCACGTTTGTCCCTTCAGAAAGCAGAGGATAAAGTACACGAAAATCTCTATGAGAAACTAGTAAATGCTCAAAAACTGGCAAGCAGCCAAAAAGGATTGATTCACTCAGCTTTAGCTGAGAAACTGAACCAATTCATGGATATCCTAGCTTCTTGGCGTCTGTATGCCAAAACCCACTCCCTCTATGACTTGATTTGGAAGATTTACAACGACCGTTTTTATTATGATTATGTGGGGGCTTTGCCAAATGGGCCTGCTAGACAAGCTAATCTCTATGCCCTAGCACTGCGAGCTGATCAATTTGAAAAGAGCAATTTCAAGGGCTTGTCGCGTTTTATACGTATGATTGACCAAGTTTTAGAAGCCCAGCACGATTTGGCAAGCGTTGTAGTTGCACCACCTAAGGACGCAGTAGAGCTCATGACTATCCACAAGAGTAAAGGGTTGGAGTTTCCATATGTCTTTATCCTCAATATGGATCAAGACTTTAATAAGCAAGACTCTATGTCAGAAGTCATTCTCAGCCGCAAAAATGGACTAGGACTTAAGTATATTGCCAAAATAGAGACAGGAGCAGTGGAAGCCCACTATCCTAAAATCATCAAGCTCTCTATTCCTAGCCTGACCTATAGGCAGAACGAAGAGGAATTACAGCTGGCAAGCTATTCAGAGCAAATGCGTCTGCTGTATGTTGCCATGACGAGGGCTGAGAAAAAGCTCTATCTTGTCGGTAAGGGTTCTCGTGAAAAGCTAGAAGCCAAGGAATACCCAGCAGCTAAAAATGGAAAACTAAATAGCAACACTAGACTTCAAGCCAAGAATTTCCAAGATTGGATTTGGGCTATCAGTAAAGTATTTGCCAAGGATCATCTCAACTTTAGCTATCGTTTTGTTGGTGAAGATCAGCTGACTAGAGCAGCTATCGGAGAATTGGAAACCAAGAGTCCTCTACAAGATAGCTCTCAAGTAGACAATCGCCAGTCAGAAACCATTAAAGAAGCTCTTGAAATGCTGAAAGAAGTGGAAGTTTATAATACTCTTCACCGTGCAGCCATTGAACTGCCTAGTGTTCAAACCCCAAGCCAAATCAAGAAATTCTACGAACCTGTTATGGATATGGAAGGTGTCGAGATTGCAGGTCAAGGCCAGTCAGTAGACAAGAAAATTAGTTTTGATTTACCAGATTTTTCAAGCAAAGAAAAGGTAACAGGAGCTGAGATTGGTAGTGCTACCCACGAACTCATGCAGAGAATTGCCCTCAGCCAGCGACCAACGCTTGCTAGCCTGACAAAAACTCTCAAACAAGTTCAAACCAGCCCAGGTGTCAGAGATAAGATCAATCTTGCTAAAATCCTTGCATTCTTTGACACAGCACTCGGTCAGGAAATTCTTGCCAATACCGACCACCTTTATCGTGAGCAACCTTTCTCCATGCTCAAACGAGACCAAAAGAGTCAGGAAGATTTTGTTGTCCGTGGTATCCTTGACGGCTATTTACTTTATGAGGATAAAATCGTTCTGTTCGACTATAAGACAGACCGCTATGATGAACCAAGTCAACTCATTGATCGCTACCGTGGTCAATTATCCCTATACGGAGAGGCTTTATCTCGAGCCTATTCGATTGAAAATATTGAAAAATACTTGATTTTACTCGGTAAAGACGAGGTTCAAGTTGTAAAAGTATAA
- the rexB gene encoding ATP-dependent nuclease subunit B, which translates to MKLLYTDIRTSLTEILTREAEELVASGKRVFYIAPNSLSFEKERAVLECLSQQASFAITVTRFAQMARYLVLNDLPAKTSLDDIGLGMAFYKCLAALDPKDLRVYGAIKQDPQFIQQLIDLYHEMMTAQMSFLDLESLTDEDKRADLLLIFEKVTAYLNQGPLAQGSQLSHLIEAIENDKVSSDFTQIALVIDGFTRFSAEEGRIVDLLHGKGVEIVIGAYASKKAYTSPFAEGNLYQASVEFLHHLAAKYQTPAQDRSQTHEQIDSFDKASRLLESSYDFSELSLEIDEKDRENLQIWSCLTQKEELELVARSIRQKLHENVDLSYKHFRILLGDVASYQLSLKTIFDQYQIPFYLGRSESMAHHPLTQFVESILALKRYRFRQEDLINLLRTGLYTDLSQADIDAFEQYIRYLGINGLPAFQQDFTKSHHGKFDLEHLNALRLRILTPLENLFASRKQKAENLLKKWNSFLKEGAVTKQLQDLTASMETLEQERQAEVWKTFCHVLEQFATVFAGSQVSLEDFLALLHSGMRLSQYRTIPATVDTVLVQSYDLIAPLTADFVYAIGLTQDNLPKIAQNTSLLTDEERQSLNQATEDGAQLLIASSENLKKNRYTMLSLVNSARKELILSSPSLFNESESKESAYLQELVHFGFRRKEKRMNHKGLSKEDMGSYHSLLSSLVAYHQQDEMSETEQDLTFVKVLARVMGKKLDQQGLKNPALPTSPSSKPLAKDTLQALYPADKEFYLSTSGLTEFYRNEYSYFLRYVLGLQEELRLRPDARSHGNFLHRIFERALQLPDEDSFDHRLEQAIQETSQEREFEAIYQESLEAQFTKEVLLDVARTTGHILRHNPAIETIKEEANFGGKEQAFIQLDNGRSVFVRGKVDRIDRLKADGAIGVVDYKSSLTQFQFPHFFNGLNSQLPTYLAALKREGEQNFFGAMYLEMAEPVQSLMAVKSLAGAVVEASKSMKYQGLFLEKESSHLGEFYNKNKANQLTDEEFQLLLDYNVHLYKKAAEKILAGQFAINPYTENGRSIAPYVQQHQAITGFEANYHLGQARFLEKLDLPDGKRLVGEKLKQAWFEKIREELNR; encoded by the coding sequence ATGAAATTACTTTATACTGATATCCGGACTTCTTTGACTGAAATTCTAACCAGAGAGGCGGAAGAGCTAGTTGCTTCGGGCAAGCGGGTCTTCTACATCGCCCCCAACTCTCTTTCTTTTGAAAAGGAACGCGCCGTGCTGGAATGCTTGTCCCAGCAGGCTTCTTTTGCGATTACTGTTACTCGCTTTGCTCAAATGGCGCGTTACCTGGTCTTGAATGACTTACCTGCCAAGACCAGTCTAGATGACATCGGTCTTGGGATGGCCTTTTATAAGTGTCTTGCGGCACTCGATCCCAAAGACTTACGAGTATACGGTGCCATCAAGCAGGACCCTCAATTTATCCAGCAGTTGATTGATCTTTATCACGAGATGATGACTGCTCAGATGAGTTTTTTGGACTTGGAGAGTTTGACGGATGAGGACAAGCGAGCAGACTTACTCTTGATTTTTGAGAAGGTAACGGCTTATCTCAATCAAGGACCGTTAGCTCAGGGAAGTCAGTTGTCCCATTTGATTGAAGCTATTGAGAATGACAAGGTAAGTAGTGATTTTACTCAAATCGCCTTGGTTATTGATGGCTTTACTCGTTTTTCTGCTGAGGAAGGGCGGATTGTGGACCTACTTCATGGCAAGGGTGTTGAGATTGTTATCGGGGCTTATGCGAGTAAGAAAGCCTATACCAGCCCTTTCGCTGAAGGCAATCTCTACCAAGCCAGTGTGGAGTTTCTCCATCATTTAGCTGCTAAATACCAAACGCCTGCTCAAGACCGTTCTCAAACTCATGAGCAGATAGATAGTTTTGACAAGGCATCTCGTTTGTTGGAGTCTTCTTATGACTTTTCAGAACTTTCCTTGGAAATTGATGAGAAGGACCGTGAAAATCTGCAAATCTGGTCTTGTTTGACGCAAAAAGAAGAGTTGGAGTTGGTAGCGCGTAGCATTCGTCAGAAATTACATGAAAATGTAGACCTGAGTTACAAGCATTTCCGTATTCTCTTGGGGGATGTAGCTTCTTATCAGTTATCGCTGAAAACCATTTTTGACCAGTATCAGATTCCTTTCTATCTTGGTAGAAGCGAATCCATGGCTCATCATCCCTTGACACAGTTTGTCGAGTCTATTTTAGCTTTAAAACGCTATCGTTTCCGTCAGGAAGATTTGATAAACCTTCTTAGAACAGGTCTCTATACCGACCTCAGTCAGGCTGATATTGATGCTTTTGAACAATATATCCGCTATCTTGGTATCAATGGCTTGCCAGCCTTTCAACAAGACTTCACAAAATCCCACCATGGAAAATTTGATTTAGAGCATTTGAATGCCCTTCGTCTGCGTATTTTAACACCTCTTGAGAACCTATTTGCCAGTCGAAAACAAAAGGCTGAAAATCTCTTGAAAAAGTGGAACTCTTTTCTAAAAGAAGGAGCAGTAACTAAGCAGTTACAAGATTTGACAGCCAGTATGGAAACTCTTGAACAGGAAAGACAAGCTGAAGTTTGGAAGACTTTCTGTCACGTTTTAGAACAATTTGCGACTGTTTTTGCTGGTTCACAGGTTAGTCTAGAGGACTTCCTAGCCTTGCTCCATTCTGGAATGAGACTATCTCAGTATCGCACCATTCCAGCAACAGTGGACACCGTTCTGGTGCAGAGTTATGATTTGATTGCACCGTTGACAGCTGACTTTGTCTATGCCATTGGGCTAACTCAGGACAATTTACCAAAAATCGCGCAAAATACCAGTCTTTTAACTGATGAAGAAAGACAAAGCTTAAACCAAGCAACCGAAGATGGGGCGCAATTACTAATTGCTAGCAGTGAAAATCTCAAGAAAAATCGCTATACTATGCTTTCCTTGGTTAATTCTGCTCGTAAAGAGTTAATCTTGTCGTCTCCAAGCCTTTTTAATGAAAGTGAAAGCAAGGAGTCAGCCTATCTTCAAGAGCTAGTCCATTTTGGATTTAGGCGGAAAGAGAAAAGGATGAATCACAAAGGTCTGTCTAAGGAAGATATGGGGTCCTATCACAGTCTTTTGTCTAGTCTGGTTGCCTATCACCAGCAGGACGAGATGAGTGAGACTGAGCAAGATTTGACCTTTGTTAAGGTTCTGGCGCGTGTCATGGGTAAAAAACTAGACCAGCAAGGTCTGAAAAATCCGGCTCTCCCAACCAGTCCAAGCAGTAAGCCCTTGGCTAAGGACACCTTGCAGGCTCTCTATCCAGCTGACAAGGAATTTTACCTGTCTACCTCTGGTTTGACGGAGTTTTATCGCAATGAATACAGTTATTTCCTACGTTATGTTTTAGGCTTGCAAGAAGAATTACGCCTGCGTCCTGATGCCCGCAGTCACGGGAATTTCTTGCACCGTATCTTTGAACGCGCCTTGCAGTTGCCTGATGAAGATTCCTTTGACCACCGTCTAGAACAAGCTATCCAAGAAACCAGTCAAGAACGTGAATTTGAAGCCATTTATCAGGAAAGTTTGGAAGCCCAGTTTACCAAGGAAGTTCTACTTGATGTAGCTCGCACGACTGGACATATTCTCCGACACAATCCAGCCATCGAAACCATCAAAGAGGAAGCGAATTTTGGTGGAAAAGAGCAGGCCTTTATTCAATTGGACAATGGACGGAGTGTCTTTGTACGAGGTAAGGTTGACCGCATTGACCGATTGAAAGCTGATGGGGCGATAGGAGTGGTAGACTACAAATCTAGTCTGACCCAGTTCCAGTTTCCTCACTTCTTTAATGGACTCAATTCCCAGTTGCCAACTTATCTAGCTGCTTTAAAAAGAGAAGGGGAGCAGAACTTTTTCGGAGCCATGTACTTGGAAATGGCTGAGCCTGTCCAATCTCTGATGGCCGTTAAAAGTCTGGCAGGTGCAGTAGTAGAAGCTAGCAAGTCAATGAAATACCAAGGCCTCTTTTTAGAAAAAGAAAGCAGTCATTTGGGCGAATTTTATAACAAAAACAAGGCCAATCAGCTGACGGATGAGGAATTCCAGCTCCTACTGGACTACAATGTCCATCTGTACAAGAAAGCAGCTGAGAAAATTTTAGCAGGCCAGTTTGCCATTAACCCTTATACTGAAAATGGCAGAAGTATTGCTCCATATGTTCAGCAACACCAAGCCATCACAGGCTTTGAAGCCAATTACCATTTGGGGCAAGCCCGTTTCCTAGAAAAGTTAGACTTACCTGATGGCAAGCGTCTGGTCGGAGAAAAGCTAAAACAAGCTTGGTTTGAAAAAATAAGAGAGGAGTTGAATCGATGA
- a CDS encoding CPBP family intramembrane glutamic endopeptidase, whose translation MKKRAVQILLALLVIIYRKTWFWWIFNHFSTRFVVASREYFLILAFLELIVTFIAILYLLVFEGKKILELKWKWRYPVYLLLAFGVNHISGIVFSFLTPATSNQMALNELVEMTGRQELLYLLLITCLLGPITEELVYRGVLMNTFLKDSPWYGDVLLSACVFGYVHVSDGITPLAFFTYASGGAFLAFLYRKTHSLYYPTLLHIIINITAFWELWINLFSAS comes from the coding sequence ATGAAAAAAAGAGCTGTACAGATTTTACTAGCCTTATTGGTAATCATTTATAGGAAGACATGGTTTTGGTGGATTTTTAATCACTTTTCAACTAGATTTGTAGTTGCTAGTCGAGAGTATTTCTTGATTCTTGCTTTTTTAGAGCTCATTGTTACTTTTATAGCTATTCTTTATTTACTAGTATTCGAAGGTAAGAAAATACTTGAATTGAAGTGGAAATGGAGATATCCAGTTTATTTGCTTCTTGCTTTTGGAGTCAATCATATTTCAGGTATTGTGTTTTCCTTTTTAACCCCAGCAACGTCCAATCAAATGGCTTTAAATGAATTAGTTGAGATGACAGGGCGACAAGAGTTACTATATTTATTGCTTATTACTTGTCTGCTAGGACCAATTACAGAAGAATTGGTTTATCGAGGAGTTCTGATGAATACATTTTTGAAAGATTCACCTTGGTATGGAGATGTTTTACTATCAGCCTGTGTCTTTGGCTATGTGCATGTTTCTGATGGTATAACACCACTTGCCTTTTTCACCTATGCAAGCGGAGGAGCATTTTTAGCATTCCTCTACCGAAAAACTCATTCTCTCTATTACCCTACTTTACTTCATATCATAATCAACATTACTGCATTTTGGGAATTATGGATCAATCTATTTTCAGCAAGTTAG